TGGGACGATCCGTTTATCGACACGTGAAATAGTCATCGCCGCGTTCATCACCGGTATCGCCACATCGCTCGCTTTCCCCATGAAGAACATCTTCTGGATAGCGTACGCCTCCGTCATACCAATGGCGATCATCGTGTACACATCGTCATTGAAAAAGATACTGCTCGGCTTCGCCGTTTTTGCCGTAACATTTTTCGGGATACTCCTCTTCTGGGTGGCTTCCTATATGCTGAAGGAAACGCCGCTCTGGGTGGCCATCCTCAGTTTCATCATCATACTCGCGATACTCTGGATGTACTATGCACTCACCGCCGTCATCGCTTCCTATTTCGGGAAACGCATGCCGTATGCGCGCGCCTTCATCTTCGCCGCATCGTTCACCACGCTCGAGTATCTGCGCACGGTCGGTTTTCTCGGCTTCCCCTGGGGCATACTCGGCTATTCGCAGTTCATGAACCTGCCGTTCATTCAGATAGCCGATGTAACCGGCGTGTTCGGCATATCGTTCGCGCTCTATTTCTGCAACGGCGTGATCGCGGACGTCATCATCCGCTTCCGTGCGGGTGAATTCGATGCGGGCACGCCTGCGCGCCCCGTCATCATCGAAGCCGCCGCGCTTATCGCACTCCTTGCCGGCATGTTCACGTACGGCGCGGTAACGCTTGGTCGCTCCTCGGGCGATGCAGCACTCCGTACCGAACGTGTCGCTTTGGTCCAGGAGAACTACGATTTCAATTATCGATGGACGGGGAGATACACGACCGAGCCCGCGAAGGGCAGCTTCTTCTTCATGGACACGAAGAAGATAAAGAACAACGATGCGGTGAACGGGAAGGCGCAGAACGGGACGGTGGTGGCCGAGCGATTGGCGAAACTCGCCGTCGAAGCGGCGCGGGCTCAACCGTCACTTATCGTATTCTCCGAATCCGCCACGCTCGATTACTATGAGCATTTCCTTCCCGAAGTCGAGAAATTCAAGAACACACCGAACGGCGTCAA
This sequence is a window from Spirochaetota bacterium. Protein-coding genes within it:
- the lnt gene encoding apolipoprotein N-acyltransferase; its protein translation is MDNGTIRLSTREIVIAAFITGIATSLAFPMKNIFWIAYASVIPMAIIVYTSSLKKILLGFAVFAVTFFGILLFWVASYMLKETPLWVAILSFIIILAILWMYYALTAVIASYFGKRMPYARAFIFAASFTTLEYLRTVGFLGFPWGILGYSQFMNLPFIQIADVTGVFGISFALYFCNGVIADVIIRFRAGEFDAGTPARPVIIEAAALIALLAGMFTYGAVTLGRSSGDAALRTERVALVQENYDFNYRWTGRYTTEPAKGSFFFMDTKKIKNNDAVNGKAQNGTVVAERLAKLAVEAARAQPSLIVFSESATLDYYEHFLPEVEKFKNTPNGVKTMEAFAENGYASYLNVYRLYQGVNASKCEWLLGTPLARRRTNSDKMDFYNGALLLSTNGAIVERYAKRRMVPFGEAYPFYDSPLKNIPPFSFLIGFMYDQLEKAGAGNWTPWHEATVFTHPKKGYRFSASICFEDAFGDSIREFVRRGAQVLFNISNDAWSYSDSSEWQHFAISVFRAIENRRDMLRATNCGVTGHVDAYGRIKRTFPLWTAGQMIADFTVRTGMTIYTHIGDVFAGLIALVLFILIAVNTIRTIVEARVRE